The Halotia branconii CENA392 region ATTTAAAAAGGGATGGATAAATGCGATCGCGCTCCCCGACAACCCCACAGACTTAGTTTTTGAAATTACTGCATACATTACCATTCCGGCATTAATCACCAGCTGTTGGGCATCGTTCCCTATTCCCGGTTTTTTAAGAGTTGGGGCATTGATTGCCGTTGGGGTGAGTGTGCTGGTACTGTGGCAGATGCTAGCGATTACCGAAATTAAGAATTACTTAACATTTCGCTTAATTCTGATAGCAGTGGGGGCAGCAATGGGACTATGACAACTGATTTACACCCCTCACAAGTACACAGCTATTTAAAGATGTACCATAGCACCCAAACAGCATCTTGGTTGTGCTGGGCTGCATCGGTGCTAGTGTTGTGCGCTGCGGTCGATGTTCGTCAAAAACAAATCAAGCCTTGGTTGCTGTTTGGCTCCGCATCGGCGCTGGTCGGTGGGGTCAACCTCCGTAAGTCAGCCAAGGAACTAAACCAGATGTTAGGAACCATCGACCGAGCATCACAGCTTAACTTTCAAGCGTTAGCAAGAACTCAAACTCAGCCCACAGCACAGTTGGCTATTACGGTTGGAACTATTGACGCTAACTGGAAACCCGCTAATTTAATCACTGACCCAGTTGAGTATATCCAGAAAAAGCAGAAACACGTTGCTTTAGTTGGTGGTACTGGTGATGGCAAGTCAACTTTCACCCAATACTTGTCATCAAAAATCGGAGGACGGGTCATCGTCTACGATTCAGATGCCAAGCCAGATGATTGGTCATGGCTTGACCAAAATGATGTCATTGGCCGTAAAGGCAACTTCAAAGCCATAGACACCGCCATGTCTAAAGATTTAGAAAATCTTGAAGACTTGGTTGAGCTTCGCGGCGAGGGGGGAGATAACGCGATCGCTGGTCGGGAGCGCTTCATGATTGCTGAAGAGTTCCCCATCCTGGTCGATGAATGTCCCAACTCAACTTTTTGGATTAAGCGCCACGCCAAGCGGGGTAGGAGGTATCAGCAATTTATTTGTGCGATCGCCCAAAATGACACCGCTGAAAACTTTGGCTTACAAGGCGACAAGGACACACTCTACAGCTGCTTTGTCCTGGTACGGCTGGGGCAGTTTGCCCGTGACTACGCCAGGACTAAACTCAAAGATCCACAGCTAGAGCAATGGTTAAAAGCTGGAGGTAAAAAACGCTTTATGGTCGATGATTGCCCGTGTGAACTCGACCTCAGCAACTGGGGAGTAGGAACAGCCGCGGCGGTGGAGTCTGACCGCGGCACAAATGCTGAGGCACAAATACCCCAGCCAACCCTGAACGAATATGAACAATTTATCGTGGATTGGGGTAAACGGAATCCAAGTAACTTGTTAAAAGCGGGAATGCTTCAACGATCAACGCGATTGTTTGATGATTTCCAGCCCGATGAGGTTCGGCTTATCTTTGCATCCCTTGCTGACAAGGGTTTAGGGACATTGGAGGGGACAGGCAATCAACTCGGCTGGGTGTGGATAGAATAACGTCTACAGCCTGTCTACACCTTGTCTACAGGCTGCAAGCACCGTTTTACGGATAAATTATTTTTAATTACCCAGTATTGCGAGTGCAACCATCACCCACTGACACCTAATCACCACCCCAGCAACAGTCTGTCTACACCGTCTACAATTTTCCAACCCCAAAAAATCGGCTGTAGACGGCTGTAATCCTTGCCAAGATAGGATTTTAGCGACTGTAGACAATTTTTAAAAATCTCAAAAATTGGAATTTTCTCAATAAAAATGACTGAAAACTCATGAAAATTAAAACAATACATGCTCACTTTTTGATTTCAACTGGCAACTATAGCAATGAAAGAATCGGGTTCTCTGTAAATTTGGATGATGGAGAAACGGCAGAAGAAGTAGTTCCAATTTTAAGAGAACGGGCTAAAAAGATTGTTGGAGAGAAAGCCGACGATCTTTATGAAAAGCGAAATAAACTACATAGAGACTGCATCCAGTTTGAAGACAGATTAGATAAATTACGTAAAGAATGGGACGCTACAGCAGCATTCTTAAAAGCACAAGGATTAAACCCAGATGCTCCATCAATGCCACAGTTTCGCAATTTATTATCAGCAGTAACTGTAGAATCTGAGGTTGTTTCCGATGATGAGGATGACGAGGAAGAAGATAATTATGACGAAGATGACGAGGATTATAACTAGCAATGAGAATTGAAACTATCACATATAAACGAATTAAAAACTTAGGTAATTTCAATAGTGAACATCTTGAAGCCACAGCAATTGTATCTGAAGATGATAACCCAGATGTTGCAGCCGACATCCTCAAAGAATTTGTTTTGAAAAAAACTTTATCCAGAACCATCAGAAGCAAGCGCCGTACCCGATGATTTTTAATGGATGATGATAAGTGGATAAACGTCGATCCGCGAACTAAAAAGCTCAGTTTACGCTTTCGAGTTCGCGGGTTCTCTCGCCAGTTTTATTTGTCAACCGGACTAACAGATAACAGGCGTAACCGCGAGATATTGCGATCAAAACGTGACGCGATCGCAAACGATATTATATTTAATCGTTTTGATGATTCTCTGAATAGCTATCGTCCCAAACGCCTTTTAGCCAAGGAATCAAAAGAATCAAAACTTATCACTCAGCACTCATTATTTGAATTGTGGGAGAAATTCACCCAGTTTCAAGAAAAGCAGTTGGAGGAGACGACGACTAGGCACAAATATAAAGTCATTGCCGTCAGAATTAAAAAATTTCCTAGTCAACTTGTAGAAGATGCTCCAAAAATCAGAGATTGGTTGTTAGCTAATTACAGCCAATTTTCGGTGTGGGAGACATTAATATTTCTCAACCGCTGCTGTGAGTGGGCTGTTGGTTCTGGATATCTCACATTTAATCCCTTCGTAAACCTCCAAATTAAAAAACCAAAACGGAAATCCACCAAAGAAGACGATTACAAAGCTTATAACATTGAACAAAGAGACTTTATCATCAAAGCTTTTGAGCTTGATCATGTAAATGGACACTATGCCGACCTAATAAAATTCTTGTTTTTTACAGGTTGTCGGCATGGTGAAGCCTTCGCACTACGTTGGTCAGACATTCATAGTAATTGCACACGTATCAAAATCAACAAAGCCCGAAATTTATTCAATATTCAAAAGGGAACTAAAAACGGGAAGCGTAGAACGTTTCCATGTCAACAAGGATCTAAACTTCAGTCACTACTAATTCAGCTTAGAGAAAACGCTAACAGTAGCGATGATTTAATATTCCGATCTAAAGCTGGCTTTCCTATGAACTCCGATATCTTGGGTAACTGCTGGAGGCAGTCATCTTGTGGATTGGGAGTCGTACGCCAATTGGCTAACGGGGGAAAATTACCGTATCTAAAGCCATATAGCACTAGACACACGTTTGCTACTTTGGCTATCACTTCAGGCGTAACCCCTGACAAAGTAGCGCTGTGGATAGGCGACGACGTAGCAACAGTATTAAAGTTCTATTGCCATCCAGAATCACTGTCGGCCGAGTGTCCAGATTTTTGATTATGCTACTCAAATGCTACTCAAAAATCAATTAAGTAAAACTCAAAAACTTGTCTATGATTATTCTGGTAATGGGTGTCTCTGGTTCTGGCAAAACCACTATTGGACAACTGTTGGCAGCATCATTGCATTGGGAATTTCAAGATGCCGATTCTTTCCATTCACCAGAGAATATTGCTAAGATGCAGCATAATATCCCCCTGACTGATGCCGATAGAATGCCTTGGCTGCAAAATTTACAAACTGCGATCGCTCAATGGTTGCAAGAAAATAAAAATGTAGTCATGGCTTGTTCAGCACTAAAAGCTAGTTATCGCCAATTTTTGTTATTAGATGGCGATCGCATCAAATTAGTCTACCTAAATGGGTCGTTTGAATTAATTCAACAACGACTCCAAACGCGCCAAAATCACTTCATGACCGAAAAACTCCTCAACAGCCAGTTTGATGCTCTTGAAGAGCCAGATAATGCTTTATATGTGGATGTTTCGCAGACCCCAGAAAAGATCGTAGATTTCCTCAAAACACGTTTTGAGTAATCAATTGGCTCAAACTCTTTCTCCCCCTGCCCTTGGTCACTGAGCGAAGCCGAAGTGCTGCTCCCTGCTTTATCCCAATGATAATTATTGACATGGAGCTACACACTTATTGCAGCTTAGATTTGCGATCAAAATTTAGTAGCCGCATTTGAATAAGCAAGTAATAGAATGCTGTAAACATGGCTGCTGAAAAAATTTGTCCTCCCCAACCATCATGCCAAAAATCAAATGTTGTGGCATCCCAATAAGCAACAGAAATTGCCAATAATGCAATGCGAGCAGTGTTAAAAATAAAAGCTACAATACATCCCAAAAAGCTGATTGTTAATATCTGGAATCCTTTTAATCTGTAAGCTATACCTATTAACAGACTAGTCATAACCATCAAGACCATCAAATCAAAGCCATTACAACCCCATCCTATCTCTATACTACCTGTAGGTAATTTAACCCATGTTTGATCTAAACTGCTTGGATAACCTATGGCATGAAGTGCTAAATTAACGCTCCAAGCTTGAATGCGATCCATTGTTCTTTCAGGAGTCAAAGCTTGCCATATATATGCTGGTAGAAAGAAAATACCAGGATAGATACTTAAAACCATCAAAAAAATTGGACGTAGATAGTGTTTAAAGAACTTATGTCCCCAAGTGCTAAGGACAACACCTATTAAAATTATTAACCAAACTAATGCTTGAGACCAGCCTTTATTAAGACTAAAAGGGAAAAGACCAACTCCAAATAAAATCAAACTATGTCCTAGCCGTCGTTGGATGTTTGGAGGATTTAATTTAGCAAGTTGATTTTTCTGTTGCCACAATTCTTGTAACGCTAAATAAGCCGCAGTAACTGTCAACAACGGAAATGTAATACCAATAATTATGAATTGTGTTAGTGTCTTTAACCAAAAAAATAAGTAATAACACAAACCTACAACTAAACCACACAGTACAATTTGATTGTGTCTTTTTGTTAAATAGATTAACAATATTTTTTTGATTGCATAACCATATTTCTTATAGCTATTCAAAAGAATTAAAACCTCCTTTT contains the following coding sequences:
- a CDS encoding tyrosine-type recombinase/integrase, which encodes MDDDKWINVDPRTKKLSLRFRVRGFSRQFYLSTGLTDNRRNREILRSKRDAIANDIIFNRFDDSLNSYRPKRLLAKESKESKLITQHSLFELWEKFTQFQEKQLEETTTRHKYKVIAVRIKKFPSQLVEDAPKIRDWLLANYSQFSVWETLIFLNRCCEWAVGSGYLTFNPFVNLQIKKPKRKSTKEDDYKAYNIEQRDFIIKAFELDHVNGHYADLIKFLFFTGCRHGEAFALRWSDIHSNCTRIKINKARNLFNIQKGTKNGKRRTFPCQQGSKLQSLLIQLRENANSSDDLIFRSKAGFPMNSDILGNCWRQSSCGLGVVRQLANGGKLPYLKPYSTRHTFATLAITSGVTPDKVALWIGDDVATVLKFYCHPESLSAECPDF
- a CDS encoding gluconokinase; translation: MIILVMGVSGSGKTTIGQLLAASLHWEFQDADSFHSPENIAKMQHNIPLTDADRMPWLQNLQTAIAQWLQENKNVVMACSALKASYRQFLLLDGDRIKLVYLNGSFELIQQRLQTRQNHFMTEKLLNSQFDALEEPDNALYVDVSQTPEKIVDFLKTRFE
- the crtC gene encoding cyanoexosortase C, with amino-acid sequence MNSYKKYGYAIKKILLIYLTKRHNQIVLCGLVVGLCYYLFFWLKTLTQFIIIGITFPLLTVTAAYLALQELWQQKNQLAKLNPPNIQRRLGHSLILFGVGLFPFSLNKGWSQALVWLIILIGVVLSTWGHKFFKHYLRPIFLMVLSIYPGIFFLPAYIWQALTPERTMDRIQAWSVNLALHAIGYPSSLDQTWVKLPTGSIEIGWGCNGFDLMVLMVMTSLLIGIAYRLKGFQILTISFLGCIVAFIFNTARIALLAISVAYWDATTFDFWHDGWGGQIFSAAMFTAFYYLLIQMRLLNFDRKSKLQ